A region of Lycium barbarum isolate Lr01 chromosome 1, ASM1917538v2, whole genome shotgun sequence DNA encodes the following proteins:
- the LOC132611010 gene encoding uncharacterized protein LOC132611010 produces the protein MDYFSEGDKNTRYFHSLVKGRRKKIQIKRIKDDAGNWLEDVDSVAAQAVNFFHKQFTHEEVSEDSPIFNHIQELIREEDNILLAEQPTMEEVHKAVFELNGDSACGPDGFSGIFYQKCWEVIKDDVYGVVKAFFEGHSLPKSITHTNLVLLPKKTVVEAFSDMRPISLSNFINKVISRVVHDRLDKLLTRVISPNQTGFVKGMNIIENVLLTQEIAHGFFHSTRGVKQGDPLSPALFIIAAEALSRALNFLFDQPGFVGYGMPKWSADFNHLAYTDDTIIFSAAHNQSLQMIMDTLQEYEKVSGQLINKRKSFFYMFNKVSQELSQQVATITGFVRGHFPFTYLGVPITRARKRKVDYTALLKKVKDRLQTWKGKLLSYGGKAVLITSVLQSIPIHVLSAIRPPKCVIKELHRIFAGLFWHNKEEGRCRHWAAWLNMCIPKQEGGLGFSYVVPQSWQINEHAEDVSELMTDGGWNISKLMQLFPFKVPIDEVVASIGIPLASKCCCCHNAQMETINHLLLCGELATKWRNNRLHGGTMNLNRVIYDINMNIHMLCKVQFPGLNIPTIWHQIVQFFEGYKPTVRCRIIKWRRPASGVYKCNTDGAVNGNPGPSSAAFCIRNDEGDLVYVAAKNLTDGTNIVAETEAIRMGLRYCFH, from the exons ATGGACTATTTTTCTGAAGGTGATAAGAATACTAGATACTTCCATAGTCTGGTAAAAGGTAGAAGAAAAAAAATCCAGATTAAGAGGATTAAAGATGATGctggtaattggcttgaggatGTTGATAGTGTTGCTGCTCAGGCTGTCAACTTTTTCCACAAACAATTTACTCATGAAGAGGTTAGTGAAGATTCTCCAATTTTTAATCATATTCAAGAGTTGATCAGAGAAGAGGATAATATACTACTTGCTGAACAACCTACTATGGAGGAAGTACATAAGGCAGTATTTGAATTAAATGGGGATAGTGCCTGTGGCCCTGATGGATTTTCTGGTatattttatcagaagtgttgggaggtgatAAAGGATGATGTATATGGGGTTGTTAAAGCTTTCTTTGAAGGACATAGTCTTCCCAAGTCAATCACTCACACAAATCTGGTTTTACTACCAAAGAAGACTGTTGTTGAGGCATTTtctgatatgagacctataagtcTTAGCAACTTTATCAATAAGGTCATATCAAGAGTAGTTCATGACAGACTTGATAAGCTTCTTACAAGGGTGATCTCTCCAAATCAAACTGGTTTTGTTAAGGGCATGAATATAATTGAGAATGTGTtgttgacacaagaaatt GctcatggtttctttcattctacaAGGGGTGTCAAGCAAGGGGATCCACTATCTCCTGCTCTTTTCATTATTGCTGCAGAAGCCCTTTCAAGGGCATTAAATTTTTTGTTTGATCAGCCTGGTTTTGTtggatatgggatgccaaagtggagtgctgaTTTCAATCATCTGGCATATACAGATGATACAATCATTTTTTCTGCAGCACATAACCAATCTTTACAGATGATCATGGATACTCTTCAGGAATATGAGAAAGTATCTGGACAGCTGATAAACAAGAGGAAAAGTTTTTTTTATATGTTCAACAAAGTATCACAGGAGTTAAGTCAGCAGGTTGCAACAATAACAGGATTTGTGAGAGGTcattttccttttacatatcttggagtaccAATTACTCGTGCCAGGAAAAGGAAAGTGGATTATACTGCATTATTGAAGAAAGTCAAAGACAGATTACAAACCTGGAAAGGCAAGTTGCTGTCTTATGGAGGAAAAGCAGTGTTGATTACAAGTGTCCTTCAAAGTATTCCAATTCATGTTTTATCTGCTATAaggcctcctaaatgtgttataaaggaaCTACACAGGATCTTTGCCGGATTGTTTTGGCATAATAAGGAGGAAGGAAGATGCAGACACTGGGCAGCTTGGCTTAACATGTGCATTCCCAAACAAGAAGGAGGTTTGGGTTTCAG TTATGTGGTTCCCCAGTCCTGGCAAATCAATGAGCATGCTGAAGATGTTTCTGAACTAATGACAGATGGAGGCTGGAATATCAGCAAACTCATGCAGCTGTTTCCT tttaaagtcCCAATTGATGAAGTGGTGGCAAGTATTGGCATTCCTTTAGCTTCAAAGTGTTGTTGCTGTCATAATGCTCAGATGGAGACAATAAACCATCTGCTTCTGTGTGGAGAGTTGGCTACAAAG tggagaaataATAGGCTTCATGGTGGTACAATGAATCTGAATAGAGTGATATATGACATAAATATGAACATTCATATGTTATGTAAAGTTCAGTTTCCTGGGTTGAATATTCCAACTATATGGCATCAGATTGTGCAATTCTTTGAAGGATATAAGCCTACTGTTAGATGCAGAATTATTAAATGGAGGAGACCTGCATCTGGAGTTTacaagtgtaatactgatggagctgTTAATGGAAATCCAGGTCCAAGTTCTGCTGCTTTTTGTATAAGAAATGATGAGGGAGATTTGGTGTATGTAGCTGCTAAAAATTTGACAGATggaacaaatattgtggctgagacTGAGGCTATTAGGATGGGACTGAGGTACTGTTTCCATTGA